Genomic window (Melioribacteraceae bacterium):
CCATTAGTAAGGATTAAATCGGCTTCCAAAATGGGTTTGTTATTTTGCATACATCCCACCATAATTATTGATAGTAATGATAAAGCTATTTTCGAAAATATTTTGGTATTCATGACTTTCCTCTAATATCTTATTTCAATTGCCGCTTCAAAAATATAATCGTATGGTTTTAAAGAGTTGCTTTTTTTGATGAAATCGTAATCAATAATAATTTTTGATCCTTGAAGAAAATTATATGCGGCGCCAACTATTGTCCGCTTTGAAATGACTTCCCGTGATGATATTTCTGAATTAAAATAATCATATCGTGCAAATAAACTAAAAGGAAGATTAGGGATATTAAAATTGCCGAACAATGAATAACCACTATTTATAGGTGCTATTCCATCTGTATCAATATTTCTACCATCCTCGAAACCTCTTCCCTTGTATATGCTTGCCGTAGTTGTTAATAATTTTGTTTCGAATGAAGTAAATAGAGAATGAAGATTATGATTTGGTGATGATTCAATGTTTCCTTTTCCGAGGGCACCAATGTACGTAAGTTGAAATCCAGTTAGTAATTCAGGAAGAGGTCTTATTGATAATCTTCCTTCAAGCAATTTATTTTCATTTTTTTCAATTGCGTGATATCCTCCTCCGTTATAAATACCAAAGGATAAACTTCCATATTTACCCGGGAAATTTTTGTTAACCTCTTTTTTGTACTCATCATCAAGTTCGCCCCCAAATAATGATTGAAAAGTAATCCCATAATCAGCAGAACTTAATATTCCATAACGTTCTAAAAACATTGAACCCTGAACCCGATATGGATTTATCGATTGTTCAAAATCGATCCAAGGACGGCTAACAAGCCCAAAATCGATTTGCGGAGAAGTCAGCAATCCAATATTCTCAAATTCATACTTGAGAAAACCATATTTCAATCTTATTTCTATATCTCCCTCCCCATCCCCTTCGCGATCAACAGAAACATCTTGAGTAAATCTTGCTGATAAATTTTTATTAAAGGTTTTTTTAAATGTGATATATCCCCGTTTCAAAAGAAATTCATTATCGGTTACACCTCCTTTTCTTCCGCTCTGATAACCCAAATACCACTGCCCCGATATTGATATTCCATTCATAAGTTTTTGTATAGTTTCAGTTAGCGAATTTGTTTCTTCCTGACTATAAATCTTACTGCTAGTCAGAGTAAAACATAACATTGTAATAAACAAAATTAACGTTCCTTTTTTGTACATCTCTTCTCTCTAATTCATTTGTAGTATTTTATTTTCTGTTAACTAATATAACACCGCTAATAATTATTAATCCGCTTATAAGTGTAATAAGAGTAATTTCTTCCGAAAGTAATATCCATGCAGAAAAGAAAGTAATAAATGGCTGGATATACAAAAATGCTCCAACCTTATATGCCTCCATTTCGGCCAATGATTGAGCCCACAATACATATGCGATTCCCGAGCAGAATATTCCAAGAAATAATATTGCAACCCAGTAATCAGTCGCCAGGTTTGCAACCGCATCAAAATTTTGAGAGTTGATCGTGAAAGGCGAAATAATGATAGCCATAAATAAAAACTGAAAAAGTATTGTCATTATAGGGGGATAATTAACTGTAATTTTTTTACCAACAATAGAATATACCGCCCAGGTGAGAGTACTTCCCAGAACAAGGAAATCCCCTTTATTCGAAATAAAACTTATACTTTCTATATGACCTTTGCTAACAAGCAAAACTAATCCTCCGAACGCAATGAGAATTCCGATAAATTGCTGCGTCAGCAATTTTTCTTTTAACCATAAGAATCCAATTAACACTATAAAAACCGGACTGAATCCAATTATCCACCCTGTATTTGCCGCCGATGTAAAGTTTAAGCCTTCGACTTGAATCCACAAATGCAGTGTTGCTATTAAGGCCAACACAAAAATTCCTCCATGATCACGAAGATTTAAAGAAAAATTGCGTTTTGTATAGATAGCGACGACACTCAAAAAGAAGACAGCGATAATCATTCTCAGAAATATTATTGTAAGAGGATTTAAAAACTCAAGCGCATACTTTGTGGCAATAAATGAGTTTCCCCAAAAAAATATTGTAGCTAATGGTTTCCAGAATGATTTCAGCGTATTCAATATTTGAGATGCGGGATGTTTAATCATTGGATATAATAATTCTTATTTGCTATTCTAATAATCTGTTCAAGCTCTTTTAACTGACGCGATTCATCGTAAAGAACATTTTCTAAAAATAAGCCTGATGGAGGAGCAGTATATTGAGCTGGGGTGGGAGAATTATGTTCGAGAAAATATGTGATGTCACTCTCTTTCATATTCCCTCTTCCAATTTCTACAAGTACACCAACCATTCTTCGAACCATCTTCCATAAAAAATGGGAACCTGAAATTCTAATTAGTATTAAGTCTCCCTCTTTTTTAATCTCAACATTTTTCAAAAGAACTTTTGTGGATTTTTCATCACCATCTTTATCGGCAAACGAAATAAAATCATGCATTCCAACAAATAGTTGTGCGGCTTTCGACATTCTGCTGACATTTAACTCATCTTTTATCCACCAGACGAATGGTTTTCCGAATGCAGTTCTTCTACATGAAATTTGGTAGATATAACTTCTGAGATTCGCGTCATGCCTCGCATGAAATTTTGGATGGGCTTTTTCAACTTCAACAATATTGATATCGGCGGGCAGTTCATCATTTAATTTTAGGCGTATAATTTCGGGCGCCAGCATTGTTTTAATTTCAAAGTGAGCAACCTGACACAATGCGTGAACACCCGCATCTGTTCTTCCGCTTCCATAAATTTCAAAGTCGCGTGTTTTAAAAACCTTTTCTGCAGCTTCTATTAATTTACCCTGAACAGTTTTTCCACTCTTCTGCATTTGCCAACCACTGTAGCGAGTTCCTTCATATTCGATGTAAAGTTTAAATTTTGACATATAATCCTATTTCAATTAAATTCAATTTATATTTCATCTGTTATTTTTATGAAATTCATTGCACGAAAATATCAATGAATATTTTAATAAACAGAAAATTGTAAGTAGGAAGGTAATTTTTTATGAAAACCAACAACCAAATAGATTCTTATATCTCGAAATCAGCAGATTTTGCCAGACCAATTTTAGAGCACTTGAGGGATTTAGTTCATAATGCTTGTCCAGATGTTGAAGAAAAAATTAAATGGGGAATGCCACATTTTGATTACAAGGGATCACTATGCCATATGGCTGGATTTAAACAGCATTGTGCTTTTGGATTTTGGAAAGCTTCCCTAATGAAGGATCCCCTCCTCATATTAAATGCAAAATCTGAAACGGCGATGGGACATCTTGGAAAAATTAAATCAATTAAAGATTTACCTTCAGATAAAAAACTGATTTCATACATTAAAGAAGCGGTAAAATTGAATGATGAAGGGATAAAACTGCCGTCAAAAGCTACTTCTAATGGTAAACGAGAAATTGAAACACCCGATTACTTTGAAAAATTATTGAAAAAGAATAGAAAAGCCTTTTCAATATTTAATGATTTCAGCTACTCAAATAAAAAGGAGTATATTGAATGGATAGTCGAAGCAAAAACAGATGAAACCAAGAACAAAAGAATGAAAACAGCGATTGAGTGGATTTCTGAAGGTAAACCGAGAAATTGGAAATACATGAAAAAATAAAGTGGAGAATTTTATGAAAGTACTATTTATTGGTGGTACCGGAGTTATTAGCACTGAAGTTTCGAAGTTGTGCATTAAACAAGGTTTTGATCTCTATCTGCTAAATAGAGGAAAATCTATTAGATCATTACCCGATGGCGCAAAACATATAAATATTGATTACCGGAATTTAGACGCGATGCAAAATTTTCTCGCCAATGAAAAGTTTGATACGGTTGTTGATTGGATTGCATTTACTGAAGATCAAATTAAGTATGCCCATAATTTATTTAGGGGAAAAACCGATCAATTTATTTTTATAAGCTCCGCATCAGCTTATCAAAAACCTCTGCCCGTAGGACCAATTACCGAAAGCACTCCGCTAGAAAATCCTTTCTGGGAATATTCGCGCAACAAAATAAAATGTGAAAATTATTTAATGCAGGTTTATAAAGATGAGGGATTTCCGGTAACAATTTGCAGACCTTCACATACGTACGACCATACCAAAATTCCATTCAACGGCGATTATTCATTTCTAGACAGAATTATCAAAGGAAAAGAAATCATTATCCATAATGATGGTAATTCCAAGTGGACATTAACTAATTCGAAAGATTTTGCAAAGGGATTTATTGGTTTAATCGGTAACCCTAAAACACTTGGAGAAGCTTATCATATTACTTCAGACGAAACATTAACATGGAATGAGATTGCCGAGACAATTGCTAATAATCTGGGCGCTAAATTAAGTGTCGTTCACATTCCGGGGGAGTTTATCAAAAAAATGAATGACGATTGGGGTGATGGAATTTTAGGTGATAAGGCATATAATGGCGTTTTTGACAATTCCAAAATTAAAGCGCTCGTTCCCGGGTATAAAGCCGAGATTACTTTTAATGAAGGAATAAAAGAAGTGATTAAGTTTTATGAGGATCATCCAAATCTTAGAACAATAGATCATGATTATAATCAAAAGGTAGATGCATTTATAGAAAACTTTAAAGAGAGTCAGTCAAGGCGCCTTTAAATATTATTTCCTCTGCTTAATTTCACTTTAAAATCTTCGATAATAGGCAAAAAGTGAGTTTTGCATGAGGAGGTTTCTCCCAATTCTTATTACATCAACCCTAATTATCTTAATTAGTGATAGAATCTTTGCACAAAAAGAAGATACTGAAGAAAACAATTACCTATTCGACATTGAATCAACATTTGCATCCAAATATGTCTGGTGGGGAATAATATACAACGAGGGACTGGTATTTCAGCCTGCAGTAACAGTAAATGCAGATAATTGGGGCGCGCAAATATGGAGCAACGTAGCTCTTCATGAATTAAATCAGAGTGCCTCTCAGATTGAAATTGATTTTTATTTGTGGTACAATCTGCAATTAGGTGAAATGGTCATTTCTCCTACAATTATGTATTATACTTATCCCGGACAGGATGCCGAGTCTACCGGTGCAATTGGTACTTCTTTTAATTATCCATTTGGTGAATTCGA
Coding sequences:
- a CDS encoding DMT family transporter, giving the protein MKSFWKPLATIFFWGNSFIATKYALEFLNPLTIIFLRMIIAVFFLSVVAIYTKRNFSLNLRDHGGIFVLALIATLHLWIQVEGLNFTSAANTGWIIGFSPVFIVLIGFLWLKEKLLTQQFIGILIAFGGLVLLVSKGHIESISFISNKGDFLVLGSTLTWAVYSIVGKKITVNYPPIMTILFQFLFMAIIISPFTINSQNFDAVANLATDYWVAILFLGIFCSGIAYVLWAQSLAEMEAYKVGAFLYIQPFITFFSAWILLSEEITLITLISGLIIISGVILVNRK
- the truA gene encoding tRNA pseudouridine(38-40) synthase TruA; its protein translation is MSKFKLYIEYEGTRYSGWQMQKSGKTVQGKLIEAAEKVFKTRDFEIYGSGRTDAGVHALCQVAHFEIKTMLAPEIIRLKLNDELPADINIVEVEKAHPKFHARHDANLRSYIYQISCRRTAFGKPFVWWIKDELNVSRMSKAAQLFVGMHDFISFADKDGDEKSTKVLLKNVEIKKEGDLILIRISGSHFLWKMVRRMVGVLVEIGRGNMKESDITYFLEHNSPTPAQYTAPPSGLFLENVLYDESRQLKELEQIIRIANKNYYIQ
- a CDS encoding DUF1801 domain-containing protein translates to MKTNNQIDSYISKSADFARPILEHLRDLVHNACPDVEEKIKWGMPHFDYKGSLCHMAGFKQHCAFGFWKASLMKDPLLILNAKSETAMGHLGKIKSIKDLPSDKKLISYIKEAVKLNDEGIKLPSKATSNGKREIETPDYFEKLLKKNRKAFSIFNDFSYSNKKEYIEWIVEAKTDETKNKRMKTAIEWISEGKPRNWKYMKK
- a CDS encoding SDR family oxidoreductase, which produces MKVLFIGGTGVISTEVSKLCIKQGFDLYLLNRGKSIRSLPDGAKHINIDYRNLDAMQNFLANEKFDTVVDWIAFTEDQIKYAHNLFRGKTDQFIFISSASAYQKPLPVGPITESTPLENPFWEYSRNKIKCENYLMQVYKDEGFPVTICRPSHTYDHTKIPFNGDYSFLDRIIKGKEIIIHNDGNSKWTLTNSKDFAKGFIGLIGNPKTLGEAYHITSDETLTWNEIAETIANNLGAKLSVVHIPGEFIKKMNDDWGDGILGDKAYNGVFDNSKIKALVPGYKAEITFNEGIKEVIKFYEDHPNLRTIDHDYNQKVDAFIENFKESQSRRL